Proteins found in one Triticum aestivum cultivar Chinese Spring chromosome 4D, IWGSC CS RefSeq v2.1, whole genome shotgun sequence genomic segment:
- the LOC123095772 gene encoding nucleobase-ascorbate transporter LPE1, whose amino-acid sequence MSPVKAEDLVPHPCREQFAELDYCITSPPPWITTVVVAFQHYLVMLGTTVIIATILVPIMGGGHEEKAVVIQTILFLAGINTLLQVHFGTRLPAVMGGSFTYIYAAVAIIISPRYILFIGAPFERFVYTMRSLQGALIIAGVFQAVIGFFGIWRVFIRFLSPLAAVPFVTLSALGLFYFAFPGVAKCIEIGLPTLVLLLIFSEYASHYFAKGSFVFGRCAVLVTVIIVWIFAEILTAAGAYDERNPVTQFSCRTDRSGLIHAAPWVRFPYPFQWGYPIFCAQDCFAMMAASFASLIESTGTLIAVSRYAGATFVPPSVFARGIGWQGISIILDGMCGTLTGTAASVENCGLLALTRVGSRRVIKISALFMIFFSLFGKFGAILASIPLPIFSALYCVLFAYSAAAGLCFLQYCNLNTRRSKFILGISLFLGLSIPQYFREFETFYGFGPAHTRSLAFNVIVNVIFSSPATVAAILAYLLDCTHLYWEPHVRRDRGWLWLEKFKSYRHDGRSEEFYALPYGMSRYFPSL is encoded by the exons atGTCGCCCGTCAAGGCGGAGGACCTGGTGCCGCACCCCTGCAGGGAGCAGTTCGCCGAGCTCGACTACTGCATCACCAGTCCGCCGCCATGGA TCACCACGGTGGTCGTGGCGTTCCAGCACTACCTGGTCATGCTCGGCACCACCGTCAtcatcgccaccatcctcgtccCCATCATGGGGGGCGGCCAT GAGGAGAAGGCGGTCGTGATCCAGACCATCCTCTTCCTCGCCGGCATCAACACGCTCCTGCAGGTGCACTTCGGCACGCGGCTCCCCGCCGTCATGGGAGGCTCCTTCACCTACATCTACGccgccgtcgccatcatcatcagccCGCGCTACATCCTCTTCATCGGCGCCCCCTTCGAG AGGTTCGTGTACACCATGCGGTCGCTCCAGGGCGCGCTCATCATCGCCGGCGTCTTCCAGGCCGTCATCGGCTTCTTCGGCATATGGAGGGTCTTCATAAG GTTCCTGAGCCCCCTCGCCGCTGTCCCCTTCGTCACGCTCTCCGCACTCGGGCTCTTCTACTTCGCCTTCCCAGGG GTCGCCAAATGCATCGAGATCGGTCTCCCGACGCTCGTTCTGCTCCTAATATTCTCAGAG TATGCGTCCCATTACTTTGCCAAAGGGAGCTTCGTGTTCGGCCGGTGCGCGGTGCTGGTGACGGTGATCATCGTGTGGATCTTCGCCGAGATACTGACGGCGGCCGGCGCATACGACGAGAGGAACCCCGTGACGCAGTTCAGCTGCCGCACCGACCGCTCCGGCCTCATCCATGCCGCCCCCTG GGTCAGGTTCCCTTACCCGTTCCAGTGGGGATACCCCATCTTCTGCGCGCAGGACTGCTTCGCCATGATGGCCGCTTCCTTCGCGTCGCTTATTGAG TCTACCGGCACCCTAATCGCAGTGTCAAGATACGCAGGCGCGACATTCGTCCCGCCTTCAGTTTTTGCCCGTGGAATTGGCTGGCAG GGTATATCTATCATACTAGATGGGATGTGCGGTACGTTGACTGGCACAGCAGCTTCAGT tgaGAACTGCGGTCTACTGGCCTTGACGCGAGTTGGAAGCAGACGGGTCATCAAGATTTCCGCTTTGTTCATGATCTTCTTCTCGCTGTTTG GAAAATTTGGGGCAATTCTTGCATCTATTCCGTTGCCGATTTTCTCTGCACTTTACTGTGTTCTCTTTGCTTATTCAG CTGCTGCAGGCCTCTGCTTCCTTCAATACTGCAACCTTAACACCCGGAGAAGCAAGTTCATACTCGGCATCTCCTTGTTCCTGGGGCTATCCATACCACAGTACTTCCGGGAGTTTGAGACATTCTACGGCTTCGGACCAGCTCACACACGTTCACTGGCG TTCAATGTCATTGTCAACGTGATATTCTCCTCGCCCGCGACTGTTGCTGCCATACTTGCCTACCTTCTCGATTGCACACACCTCTACTGGGAACCCCATGTGAGGAGGGACAGGGGCTGGCTGTGGTTGGAGAAATTCAAGTCCTACAGGCATGACGGCAGAAGCGAGGAGTTCTACGCTCTACCGTATGGTATGAGCAGGTACTTCCCCTCGCTCTAG